From the Thamnophis elegans isolate rThaEle1 chromosome 11, rThaEle1.pri, whole genome shotgun sequence genome, one window contains:
- the KLHL34 gene encoding kelch-like protein 34 — protein sequence MTYFLSYCKKHCSAVLSEYQTLRKEGLLCDILLKVKENEFPAHKSLLVCSSDYFKAMFKSYTKESKSAVVHLQVVSATGLQHVLDFIYTSWLPLSFTTLEDTLEAATYLQVPEAICLCSQYLGNNLNLENCCFSANIATKFYLPDALSAAEKYLIINLWKLLNLDFAGLLELNFRSLKAVVESPDILMVRESNLLDLLLKWLAYDKLRLIHTTNLLEHVRYSLIPMEDLRNIYTQSEVPLTTPVKCLIRKAINYHSLIYKQPILQDKYSTLRNQKIWIILLGGMIAHEGLVKEVMAFDVYNHKWQNLTELPDRIQNHCVCTIGNFLYVLGGEMEDMQSDHILKVTNKVHRYDPRFNKWIQITGMLEKRCQFSCCILENAIIAIGGQSEDKKLHSSVEIYDISKDRWTKLHDLPCKVHGHAGTVCKNTIYISGGKYMGQSNTSNDMYALSNLEGEWRKQAPMSIARFGHQMATIRDSIFTFLGFYEPFSEIEKYDPDQNQWTHLRPLVYDRYSYGLAVVEETAILIGGKKWQDSQEIPTQDVVGYDIDNDCWEVICKTPLPWYGLQCGVLELSELVEGKDMQQ from the coding sequence ATGACTTATTTCTTGTCTTATTGCAAAAAACACTGTAGCGCTGTATTGTCTGAATACCAAACTCTCCGAAAGGAAGGCTTGCTCTGTGACATTctgttaaaagtaaaagaaaatgaatttcctGCACACAAGTCTTTGTTAGTCTGTTCCAGTGATTACTTCAAGGCCATGTTCAAGAGTTATACCAAAGAATCAAAGTCTGCTGTTGTTCATCTGCAAGTCGTCTCGGCTACTGGGTTGCAACATGTTCTGGATTTCATTTATACATCCTGGCTGCCTTTGTCTTTTACCACTTTGGAAGATACCTTAGAAGCTGCCACTTACTTACAAGTACCCGAGGCaatctgtttatgcagccaatACTTGGGTAACAATCTCAATCTGGAGAACTGCTGTTTTTCAGCCAATATTGCAACAAAATTTTATCTTCCAGATGCTCTATCTGCAGCCGAAAAATATCTTATTATTAATCTCTGGAAACTACTAAACCTGGATTTTGCAGGTCTGCTGGAACTGAATTTCCGGTCTTTGAAGGCAGTAGTAGAATCTCCTGATATACTTATGGTGAGAGAATCTAATTTGTTAGATCTATTATTAAAGTGGCTAGCATATGATAAATTGAGGCTCATCCACACTACTAATCTTTTGGAACATGTAAGATATAGTCTCATTCCTATGGAAGATCTGAGAAATATCTACACTCAGTCAGAAGTGCCTTTAACGACTCCTGTAAAATGTTTAATTAGAAAAGCAATAAACTATCATTCACTTATTTATAAACAACCTATCTTGCAGGATAAATATAGCACTTTGAGAAACCAGAAGATATGGATTATCCTGCTTGGAGGTATGATTGCACACGAAGGGCTTGTCAAAGAAGTGATGGCTTTTGATGTTTACAATCACAAGTGGCAAAATTTAACAGAGTTACCAGATAGGATACAAAATCATTGTGTATGTACTATTGGAAACTTTCTATATGTGCTTGGTGGAGAAATGGAAGATATGCAAAGTGATCATATCTTGAAAGTTACAAATAAAGTCCATCGCTATGACCCAAGATTTAATAAATGGATACAAATTACTGGGATGCTGGAAAAAAGGTGTCAATTTTCTTGCTGTATCTTAGAGAATGCAATCATTGCAATTGGTGGACAAAGTGAAGATAAAAAATTGCATTCATCTGTTGAAATCTATGATATTAGTAAAGACAGGTGGACAAAACTTCATGATTTGCCATGCAAAGTACATGGCCACGCTGGTACTGTTTGTAAGAATACTATTTATATATCAGGGGGCAAATACATGGGTCAAAGTAACACAAGTAATGATATGTATGCTTTGAGTAATCTTGAAGGGGAATGGAGAAAACAAGCCCCAATGAGCATAGCTCGTTTTGGGCATCAGATGGCTACAATCCGAGAttcaatttttacatttttagGTTTTTATGAACCATTCTCTGAGATTGAAAAATATGACCCTGACCAGAATCAATGGACCCATTTAAGGCCATTGGTATACGATCGATATAGTTATGGTTTAGCAGTAGTGGAGGAAACAGCCATCCTTATTGGAGGGAAGAAATGGCAAGACTCTCAGGAAATTCCAACTCAGGATGTTGTAGGTTATGATATTGATAATGACTGTTGGGAAGTAATCTGCAAAACTCCTTTGCCTTGGTATGGATTGCAGTGTGGAGTGCTAGAACTTTCTGAATTAGTAGAAGGTAAAGACATGCAACAGTAA